In one Corallococcus sp. EGB genomic region, the following are encoded:
- a CDS encoding LysR family transcriptional regulator ArgP: MLDYPLLEALAAVVREGSFERAARVLHVTPSAVSQRVKLLEERLGQTLVVRAQPCRPTATGAVLCGHAEQVALLEHELRTRLPEVGTSPGPRPTLRLAANADSVATWLVRALAGFTSRHAVLFNLAVDDESHTVELLRSGSVLGAVTSQAEPVQGCRSTRLGAMRYLATCSPDFHRRHFSSGVTGAALAGAPCLRFDTKDALQRTFLRRLTRARVEPPTHWVPSPHGFVDACLAGMGWGMNPEPLIREELRAGRLVELVAGRHLDVVLYWQQGRLASPLAEELSRTLHAAARASLR, from the coding sequence ATGCTCGATTACCCGCTGCTGGAGGCGCTGGCGGCCGTCGTGCGTGAAGGCTCCTTCGAGCGCGCCGCCCGGGTCCTCCATGTCACGCCATCGGCGGTCTCCCAACGCGTCAAGCTCCTGGAGGAGCGCCTGGGCCAGACGCTGGTCGTGCGGGCGCAGCCCTGCCGCCCCACGGCGACGGGGGCGGTGCTCTGCGGGCACGCGGAGCAGGTCGCGCTGCTGGAGCACGAACTGCGCACCCGCCTCCCGGAGGTGGGGACGTCCCCGGGCCCGCGCCCGACGCTGCGGCTGGCGGCCAACGCGGACAGCGTCGCGACCTGGCTCGTGCGCGCGCTGGCGGGCTTCACCTCTCGGCACGCCGTGCTCTTCAATCTGGCCGTGGACGATGAAAGCCACACGGTCGAGCTGCTGCGGTCGGGCTCGGTGCTCGGCGCGGTGACGTCACAGGCCGAGCCCGTCCAGGGGTGCCGCTCGACGCGCCTGGGCGCGATGCGGTACCTGGCGACCTGCTCCCCCGACTTCCACCGGCGCCACTTCTCCTCGGGCGTGACGGGGGCGGCCCTTGCCGGCGCGCCGTGCCTGCGCTTCGACACCAAGGACGCGCTCCAGCGGACCTTCCTGCGCCGGCTGACACGCGCGCGCGTCGAGCCGCCGACGCACTGGGTGCCCAGCCCGCATGGCTTCGTGGACGCCTGTCTCGCGGGGATGGGCTGGGGGATGAACCCCGAGCCCCTCATCCGCGAGGAGCTGCGTGCCGGGAGGCTCGTGGAGCTCGTGGCCGGCCGGCACCTGGACGTGGTGTTGTACTGGCAGCAGGGGCGACTGGCGTCCCCGCTCGCGGAGGAGCTGTCGCGGACGCTCCATGCAGCCGCCCGCGCCTCCCTGCGCTAG
- a CDS encoding polysaccharide lyase yields MKRLLTLVAAASLMPALASASILWKGDFETGNTSQWTRQQAVANSRLQVVTDVVRDGRYALKATVKQGDDPIGASGNRNELLYVTHETQGKEYYYKWSTLFPTNYPVNDSWQVITQWHQESCCGSPPLEFFVRGDKINLRVGGNTTPVLWQTSIDKGNWHDFVLHVKWSSDKKAGFVELWHNGEHVLPKTYGANQFGKELNYLKMGLYRDAAIKPEASIFHDGFTMATTLEDVMPPAPAPVEETPAPTPVPDDTNIPAEDPTPVIAPPTPNTPEQPSPQLPTTGQPPTTGTTPVSKNPTGVPDASEAATGGCSASGTSGTLPFASALLLLGAAALRRRRAPARALAPRAKR; encoded by the coding sequence TTGAAGCGACTCCTTACGCTCGTTGCCGCGGCCTCCCTGATGCCGGCCCTCGCATCCGCCAGCATCCTCTGGAAGGGCGACTTCGAGACCGGCAACACGTCGCAATGGACGCGGCAGCAGGCCGTTGCCAACAGCCGCTTGCAGGTCGTGACGGATGTGGTGCGTGACGGCAGGTACGCACTCAAGGCCACCGTGAAGCAGGGCGATGATCCCATTGGCGCCAGCGGCAACCGCAACGAGCTGCTCTATGTGACCCACGAGACGCAGGGGAAGGAGTACTACTACAAGTGGAGCACGCTCTTTCCCACCAACTACCCCGTGAATGACTCGTGGCAGGTCATCACGCAGTGGCACCAGGAGAGCTGCTGCGGCTCTCCGCCGCTGGAGTTCTTCGTGCGCGGGGACAAGATCAACCTGCGCGTGGGCGGCAACACCACGCCCGTGCTGTGGCAGACCTCCATCGACAAGGGCAACTGGCACGACTTCGTGCTGCACGTGAAGTGGTCTTCGGACAAGAAGGCCGGCTTCGTGGAGCTGTGGCACAACGGCGAGCACGTGCTGCCGAAGACCTACGGCGCCAACCAGTTCGGCAAGGAGCTGAACTATCTGAAGATGGGCCTGTACCGCGACGCCGCCATCAAGCCCGAAGCGTCCATCTTCCATGACGGCTTCACCATGGCGACGACGCTCGAGGACGTGATGCCGCCGGCGCCCGCGCCGGTGGAGGAGACGCCCGCGCCCACGCCCGTGCCGGACGACACGAACATCCCCGCGGAAGACCCGACCCCGGTCATCGCCCCCCCGACGCCGAACACGCCGGAGCAGCCCTCCCCCCAGCTGCCCACCACGGGCCAGCCCCCCACCACCGGCACCACGCCCGTGTCCAAGAACCCCACGGGCGTGCCGGACGCGTCCGAGGCCGCGACGGGAGGCTGCAGCGCGTCCGGAACCTCCGGCACCCTGCCCTTCGCCAGCGCCCTGCTGCTCCTGGGCGCCGCCGCGCTGCGCCGCCGCCGGGCCCCCGCCCGCGCGCTGGCCCCGCGCGCGAAGCGCTGA
- a CDS encoding cupin-like domain-containing protein yields the protein MNEDKSPLRPEWRQWLAENLALGVGMEEVEQVLEGAGVPLEVARAEVAAAEAHPYFQACRQVARHFGWLESLMETYSALRNQDGGRVLEVREGLAPEEFFRRYYFGHRPVVLRGAMKGWPALGKWSVPYFREHFGQVEVEVMTGRDANPEHAAQQDRHRSRMPFTDFLAMVESGRETNDYYMVPRNDNWSHGGLSALREDLRALEGIIDPSLLADQMTLLLGPAGTVTPLHHDNMNIVLGQVMGRKHVKLVPSYERHRVYPHRGTFSHVDAGAPDLVAHPLFAEATVLETVLEPGDMVFLPVGWWHWVKALDVSASVTFHHFVVPGGNTHLDAPP from the coding sequence ATGAACGAGGACAAGTCCCCGCTGCGGCCGGAGTGGCGCCAGTGGCTGGCGGAGAATCTGGCGCTGGGTGTGGGCATGGAGGAGGTGGAGCAGGTGCTGGAGGGAGCGGGGGTGCCCCTGGAAGTCGCGCGGGCGGAGGTGGCCGCCGCGGAGGCACACCCCTACTTCCAGGCGTGCCGTCAGGTGGCCCGGCACTTCGGGTGGCTGGAGTCGCTGATGGAGACCTACAGCGCGCTGCGTAACCAGGACGGCGGGCGCGTCCTGGAGGTGCGTGAGGGGCTGGCCCCGGAGGAGTTCTTCCGCCGCTACTACTTCGGCCACCGGCCGGTGGTGCTGCGGGGGGCCATGAAGGGCTGGCCCGCGCTGGGCAAGTGGTCGGTGCCCTACTTCCGCGAACACTTCGGGCAGGTGGAGGTGGAGGTGATGACGGGGCGCGACGCCAACCCGGAGCACGCGGCCCAGCAGGACCGGCACCGCTCGCGGATGCCCTTCACGGACTTCCTGGCGATGGTGGAGTCCGGCCGGGAGACCAACGACTACTACATGGTTCCGCGCAACGACAACTGGAGCCACGGGGGGCTGTCCGCGCTGCGCGAGGACCTGCGCGCGCTGGAGGGCATCATCGACCCGTCGCTCCTGGCGGATCAGATGACGCTGCTCCTGGGCCCGGCGGGCACCGTCACCCCGCTGCACCACGACAACATGAACATCGTGCTGGGGCAGGTGATGGGGCGCAAGCACGTGAAGCTGGTGCCGTCCTACGAGCGTCACCGGGTGTACCCGCACCGGGGCACCTTCAGCCATGTGGACGCGGGCGCGCCGGACCTGGTGGCGCACCCGCTGTTCGCCGAGGCCACGGTGCTGGAGACGGTGCTGGAGCCCGGGGACATGGTGTTCCTGCCCGTGGGGTGGTGGCACTGGGTGAAGGCGCTGGACGTGAGCGCCAGCGTCACCTTCCACCACTTCGTCGTCCCTGGCGGAAACACGCACCTGGATGCCCCCCCCTAG
- a CDS encoding LysE/ArgO family amino acid transporter — MELSPLLRGAGLGASLIVAIGAQNAFVLRQGLLRAHVPLVVGVCVAGDVLLIAAGVAGMGQLIVKLPWLVLVTKWCGAAYLAWFGVTSLLRALRPDRAALEAAGGREAGSGRTLRTALALTFLNPHVYLDTVVLLGSVAAREGGHGAPLFGAGAMAASCAWFSGLGFGARYLAPLFARPLAWRLLDGVIGLVMLALAASLLA, encoded by the coding sequence ATGGAGCTGTCACCGCTTCTGCGAGGGGCCGGACTGGGCGCCTCACTCATCGTGGCCATCGGAGCCCAGAACGCCTTCGTCCTGAGACAGGGGCTGCTGCGCGCGCACGTCCCCCTGGTCGTGGGCGTGTGCGTGGCCGGGGACGTGCTCCTCATCGCCGCGGGCGTCGCGGGCATGGGGCAGCTCATCGTGAAGCTCCCGTGGCTCGTCCTGGTGACGAAGTGGTGCGGCGCCGCCTACCTGGCCTGGTTCGGGGTGACGTCGCTCCTCCGTGCGCTCCGCCCTGACCGCGCGGCGCTGGAGGCCGCGGGCGGGCGGGAGGCGGGCTCGGGGCGCACGCTGCGCACGGCGCTGGCGCTCACGTTCCTCAATCCCCATGTGTACCTGGACACTGTCGTGCTCCTGGGCTCCGTCGCGGCGCGGGAAGGAGGCCACGGCGCGCCGCTCTTCGGTGCCGGAGCCATGGCCGCCAGCTGCGCGTGGTTCAGCGGCCTGGGCTTCGGCGCCCGGTATCTCGCGCCCCTCTTCGCGCGGCCCCTCGCCTGGAGGCTCCTGGATGGCGTCATCGGGCTGGTCATGCTGGCGCTGGCGGCCTCGCTCCTGGCCTGA
- a CDS encoding acyl-CoA synthetase, producing the protein MSEPSSRASADYASTRRDFRWERPAHFNFATDVIDRHAAERPQAPALQWSDESGRSRRFSFQELKERSLHAARFLTGLGLKRGDRAFILMPRVPEWWFLVLGCIRAGIVFMPGTPMLTAKDIRYRLEVSGAKAVLTDASCLDRFEGVAGQAPGVTTWVSTGDAPSPWTRYTSEALAESQATAFPPTKAEEPLLIYFTSGTTGMPKMVLHTQASYGQGHLITGRYWLDLKPEDRHLTLSDTGWAKCAWGKLFGPWSVGACNVVYDFRGRFDPAGFLKVLEREKVTTFCAPPTAWRALVLQDLKAVDLSSLRHSLSAGEPLNPEVIQTWKEATGLHIREGYGQTETVVIVGIFPGMEPRVGSMGKPSPGFTVGVIDEHGHEVADGQEGDIAVRVRPERPVGLFAGYLNDDAANAASSRGDWYITGDRAVRDADGYLWFVGRSDDVIKTSGYRVGPFEVESALIEHPAVAESAVIGVPDDKLGQRIKAYVLLTPGHTPSPELAQELQDFVKKTTAPYKYPREIEFVTELPKTVSGKIRRAELRATQGK; encoded by the coding sequence ATGTCCGAGCCTTCCTCTCGCGCTTCCGCCGACTACGCGTCCACCCGCCGTGACTTCCGGTGGGAGCGGCCAGCGCACTTCAACTTCGCCACGGACGTCATCGACAGGCACGCGGCCGAGCGGCCCCAGGCCCCCGCGCTCCAGTGGTCCGACGAGTCCGGGCGCTCGCGGCGCTTCTCCTTCCAGGAGCTGAAGGAGCGCTCGCTGCACGCGGCGCGCTTCCTCACCGGGCTGGGCCTGAAGCGCGGCGACCGGGCCTTCATCCTGATGCCGCGCGTGCCGGAGTGGTGGTTCCTGGTGCTGGGCTGCATCCGCGCGGGCATCGTCTTCATGCCCGGCACGCCCATGCTCACCGCCAAGGACATCCGCTACCGGCTGGAGGTGTCCGGCGCGAAGGCCGTCCTCACCGACGCCAGCTGCCTGGACCGCTTCGAGGGCGTCGCGGGCCAGGCCCCCGGCGTGACGACGTGGGTGTCCACCGGCGACGCGCCGTCCCCCTGGACGCGCTACACGTCGGAGGCGCTGGCGGAGTCGCAGGCGACGGCGTTCCCGCCCACGAAGGCGGAGGAGCCGCTGCTCATCTACTTCACGTCCGGCACCACCGGCATGCCGAAGATGGTGCTGCACACGCAGGCCAGCTACGGCCAGGGGCACCTCATCACCGGCCGCTACTGGCTGGACCTGAAGCCAGAGGACCGGCACCTCACGCTCAGCGACACCGGCTGGGCGAAGTGCGCGTGGGGCAAGCTCTTCGGCCCGTGGAGCGTGGGCGCGTGCAACGTCGTCTACGACTTCCGCGGCCGCTTCGACCCCGCGGGCTTCCTGAAGGTGCTGGAGCGGGAGAAGGTCACCACCTTCTGCGCGCCGCCCACCGCGTGGCGCGCGCTGGTGCTCCAGGACCTGAAGGCGGTGGACCTGTCCTCGCTGCGCCACTCCCTGAGCGCGGGCGAGCCGCTCAACCCGGAGGTCATCCAGACGTGGAAGGAGGCCACCGGGCTGCACATCCGCGAGGGCTACGGCCAGACGGAGACGGTGGTCATCGTGGGCATCTTCCCCGGCATGGAGCCGCGCGTGGGCTCCATGGGCAAGCCGTCCCCGGGCTTCACCGTGGGCGTCATCGACGAGCACGGCCACGAGGTGGCGGACGGACAGGAGGGCGACATCGCCGTGCGCGTGAGGCCGGAGCGGCCGGTGGGCCTGTTCGCGGGCTACCTCAACGACGACGCGGCCAACGCCGCCAGCAGCCGGGGGGACTGGTACATCACCGGCGACCGCGCGGTGCGCGACGCGGACGGCTACCTGTGGTTCGTGGGGCGCTCCGACGACGTCATCAAGACGTCCGGCTACCGCGTGGGCCCCTTCGAAGTGGAATCCGCGCTGATTGAGCACCCTGCGGTGGCCGAGTCCGCCGTCATCGGCGTGCCGGACGACAAGCTTGGCCAGCGCATCAAGGCGTACGTGCTGCTTACGCCGGGCCACACGCCGTCACCGGAGCTCGCGCAGGAGCTGCAGGACTTCGTGAAGAAGACCACGGCGCCCTACAAG
- a CDS encoding zf-HC2 domain-containing protein yields MNAHCTRLHLFMDGELSESDAEAFRNHLPRCAACEGGLRDLLQLELLAARALGTGVAEAPAAKPEGHVVALGAWVRRNARVVVPLAMAASLCAIVVPRMMPAGEVPAVVFLENQSTRELEARLSDPRADKHRPYSPMRGGAEGAEAGKVTLPLRPLAEMEERRDFRGIVAAYVLHGQWQQAQAVLAREPASLARDIDLSVVALQDGRYQDALNLLDPVLRTDPRNPQALWNRAIALRELGQKDLAAHDFNQVADLGEPGWSDEARSLAKGLNASR; encoded by the coding sequence ATGAACGCGCATTGCACCCGGCTGCACCTCTTCATGGACGGCGAGCTGTCCGAGTCCGACGCCGAAGCGTTCCGGAACCACCTGCCGCGCTGTGCCGCCTGCGAGGGCGGCCTGAGGGACCTGCTCCAGTTGGAGCTGCTGGCGGCGCGGGCCCTGGGCACGGGCGTGGCGGAGGCGCCGGCGGCGAAGCCGGAGGGCCACGTGGTGGCGCTGGGCGCGTGGGTGCGCCGCAACGCGCGCGTGGTGGTGCCGCTGGCCATGGCCGCCAGCCTCTGCGCCATCGTCGTGCCGCGCATGATGCCCGCCGGAGAGGTGCCAGCGGTCGTCTTCCTGGAGAACCAGTCCACGCGTGAGCTGGAGGCGCGCCTTTCTGATCCGCGCGCGGACAAGCACCGTCCCTACAGCCCCATGCGCGGCGGCGCGGAAGGCGCGGAGGCGGGGAAGGTGACGCTGCCCCTGCGTCCCCTGGCGGAGATGGAGGAGCGCAGGGACTTCCGCGGCATCGTCGCGGCCTACGTGCTGCACGGCCAGTGGCAGCAGGCGCAGGCGGTGCTGGCGCGCGAGCCCGCGTCGCTGGCGCGCGACATCGACCTGTCGGTGGTGGCGCTGCAGGACGGCCGCTACCAGGACGCGCTGAACCTGCTGGACCCGGTGCTGCGCACGGACCCTCGCAACCCCCAGGCGCTGTGGAACCGCGCCATCGCGCTGCGCGAGCTGGGCCAGAAGGACCTCGCCGCGCACGACTTCAACCAGGTGGCGGACCTGGGTGAGCCGGGCTGGAGTGACGAGGCGCGCAGCCTGGCGAAGGGGCTGAACGCCTCGCGCTGA
- a CDS encoding RNA polymerase sigma factor, producing the protein MANLFNREKRHFEAFIQRHRPSLLAVARRLCARGTLDPEDLVQEAFERALPEYGHLKDRTEAACAAWLCTTMTNRFLDHCRRQRTESRGLPHLALVQDLPVTGDADQENWELVGNDAFQAAIEQLKPHLRDAYKLHAEGRRYQAIAEHFNVPVGTVGSWLTLARRDLRELLLPSVAVARERGAQS; encoded by the coding sequence ATGGCCAACCTCTTCAACCGGGAAAAGCGCCACTTCGAGGCGTTCATCCAGCGACACCGGCCCAGCCTGCTGGCGGTGGCGCGGCGGTTGTGCGCCCGCGGCACCCTGGACCCGGAGGACCTGGTCCAGGAGGCCTTCGAGCGGGCGTTGCCGGAGTACGGCCACCTGAAGGACCGGACGGAAGCGGCGTGCGCGGCCTGGCTGTGCACGACGATGACCAACCGGTTCCTGGACCACTGCCGCCGTCAGCGCACGGAGAGCCGGGGGCTGCCGCACCTGGCGCTGGTGCAGGACCTGCCGGTGACAGGGGACGCGGACCAGGAGAACTGGGAGCTGGTGGGCAACGACGCGTTCCAGGCGGCCATCGAGCAGCTCAAGCCGCACCTCCGGGACGCGTACAAGCTTCACGCGGAAGGCCGCCGCTACCAGGCCATCGCTGAACATTTCAACGTTCCCGTGGGGACCGTGGGCAGCTGGCTGACGCTGGCGCGCCGGGACCTGAGGGAATTGCTGCTTCCGAGCGTCGCGGTGGCCCGGGAGCGGGGAGCTCAGTCATGA
- a CDS encoding S1 family peptidase encodes MKRTPGLFSTATALFAGATLSIVPSMAMAAPSPAEAALAHDVSPELLSAMQRDLGLTADGAKQRLASEAAAVRVEGHLRAELGERFGGAWMNADGSALVVGVTTDADADAVRRAGAVPQRVKYTLAELDAVKAQLDQGSRMAGRAVHAWYVDVTTNSVVVLAQDSALTGGTDFVAKAGVKHAAVRTVPSREEFKPVYDLRGGDAYYPGGARCSIGFPVSGGFVTAGHCGGAGTTTSGVNGVAQGTVVASTFPGNDWAWVRTNGSWGSQPWVNNYAGGNVLVYGSQEAGINASVCRSGSTTGWRCGVIQQKNVTVNYNVGPVYGLTLSNACAEGGDSGGSWLSGNQAQGVTSGAGGNCTTGGTTVFQPLNPILSVYGLQLTTVGGGGSGGPIIGLANKCIDVPNSNSNDGTRLQLWDCNGTDAQKWTFMSDGTVRAFGKCMDVAWGSSANGTAIQLVTCNGNPAQQFILSGAGDLVNPQANKCVDVTSGNSASGTPLQLWECNGTAAQKWRR; translated from the coding sequence ATGAAGCGGACCCCTGGTCTGTTCTCCACGGCGACGGCGCTGTTCGCTGGCGCCACGTTGAGCATCGTCCCCTCGATGGCGATGGCGGCTCCCTCCCCGGCGGAGGCCGCGCTGGCGCATGACGTGTCGCCGGAGCTTCTGTCCGCGATGCAGCGGGACCTGGGGCTGACGGCGGACGGCGCGAAGCAGCGGCTGGCGTCGGAGGCCGCGGCGGTGCGCGTGGAGGGCCACCTGCGCGCGGAGCTGGGCGAGCGCTTTGGCGGCGCGTGGATGAACGCGGACGGCAGCGCGCTGGTGGTGGGCGTGACGACGGACGCGGACGCGGACGCGGTGCGCCGCGCGGGGGCGGTACCCCAGAGGGTGAAGTACACGCTGGCGGAGCTGGACGCGGTGAAGGCGCAGCTGGACCAGGGCAGCCGGATGGCGGGCCGCGCCGTGCACGCCTGGTACGTGGACGTGACGACCAACAGCGTGGTGGTGCTGGCGCAGGACTCCGCGCTGACGGGCGGCACGGACTTCGTCGCGAAGGCGGGCGTGAAGCACGCCGCGGTGCGCACGGTGCCGTCGCGCGAGGAGTTCAAGCCCGTCTACGACCTGCGCGGCGGTGACGCGTACTACCCGGGGGGCGCGCGCTGCTCCATCGGCTTCCCCGTGTCCGGCGGCTTCGTGACGGCGGGACACTGCGGAGGGGCGGGCACGACCACCAGCGGCGTCAACGGCGTGGCGCAGGGCACGGTGGTGGCGTCCACCTTCCCGGGCAATGACTGGGCCTGGGTGCGCACCAACGGCTCCTGGGGGTCACAGCCGTGGGTGAACAACTACGCGGGCGGCAACGTGCTGGTGTACGGGTCGCAGGAGGCGGGCATCAACGCGTCCGTCTGTCGCTCGGGCTCCACCACCGGCTGGCGCTGCGGCGTCATCCAGCAGAAGAACGTCACGGTGAACTACAACGTGGGCCCGGTGTACGGCCTCACGCTGTCCAACGCATGCGCCGAGGGCGGTGACTCCGGCGGCTCGTGGCTGTCCGGCAACCAGGCCCAGGGCGTGACGTCCGGCGCCGGCGGCAACTGCACGACGGGCGGCACCACCGTCTTCCAGCCGCTCAACCCCATCCTGAGCGTCTACGGCCTGCAGCTCACCACGGTGGGCGGTGGCGGCTCCGGCGGGCCCATCATCGGCCTGGCGAACAAGTGCATCGACGTGCCGAACTCCAACTCCAACGACGGCACCCGCTTGCAGCTGTGGGACTGCAACGGCACGGACGCGCAGAAGTGGACCTTCATGTCGGACGGCACCGTGCGCGCCTTCGGCAAGTGCATGGACGTGGCCTGGGGCTCCAGCGCCAACGGCACCGCCATCCAGCTCGTCACCTGCAACGGCAACCCCGCGCAGCAGTTCATCCTCTCCGGCGCTGGCGACCTGGTGAACCCGCAGGCCAACAAGTGCGTGGACGTGACGAGCGGCAACTCCGCCAGCGGCACCCCGCTCCAGCTCTGGGAGTGCAACGGCACCGCCGCGCAGAAGTGGCGCCGGTAG
- a CDS encoding CHAT domain-containing protein, protein MVKPAKKSLWALALALPLLVGGVAALKPRAQPSPVPDTFWTERRAAARIEARLTHPEADRYRSRAPAGGCPVPAEPMPLGPLARMEAREDWGGIAAAYALEGEWNQASSFLERLPASPERDSDLAAVALARGDHERALRLLDAALTAKPNLTQALWNRALVFREMGLTLRASELFEEVAKRNEPGWGREAHAQALALREATLERQRQWKDARDATLALMDDPKAPLPMDAARYMPGTVRGVFYDVVRAAGSKERALALLPLAKELDRVQGGSVLTDYVQRVAKRDFSRRSDVARQYAETLRAGHGIPEALLDRARVSGDDDIYLGALLRTRRGSLNHLKDTLERIKRLEDPWFTYVADRDQAFKEISDGAWWKAEQRLFGALQRCRENGLSVRCLELEKRLAIFYYDMQRVTESEQHARVLWAGARQLREWELEFSALEVLSQVSRSRNDLGSARAYLEEWMARGPTRSCAWPHVQLAHLHYLDLRPQEARRELDIAAACPDNPMEPVFGATLVELTRSNFGPNDLEWLSRVTTNALAGPVVQGGDRVYADYLEGRFHLDRDRQKGQLHLRKAIDAADALPRGDALGREAWALSYSSLAVDAGRAGEFSKVVELMAAQLGTPVLTRCALAASVHAERTVLVALGPHGEVKGHYDDTRKEPFARADSSRLVPEGLRKTLSGCDHVDVLAWAPVFGRTDLLPSDMAWSFRLGRAQGPRPAASAQSARRLVVAGVEAPSLLQLPRLPTWTPDAEPGGAPPNVLSGSDATPSRVLESMADATEIEIHAHGITDPSISGASLVVLSPEVNGRYALTADVVREQKLKGEPTVFLAACSAGRTTALQSTEPFSLPAAFIDSGARAVLASTVDIPDAAGRFFDGVRRRIHAGSPAAIALRDERQAWLARDGRAGWTLSVLLVEKAD, encoded by the coding sequence ATGGTGAAGCCGGCGAAGAAGAGTCTCTGGGCGCTGGCGCTGGCCCTCCCTCTCCTGGTGGGTGGGGTCGCGGCCCTGAAGCCCCGGGCGCAGCCGTCCCCCGTCCCGGACACCTTCTGGACGGAGCGCAGGGCGGCCGCCCGCATCGAGGCCCGCCTCACGCACCCGGAAGCGGACCGCTACCGTTCGCGCGCCCCCGCGGGAGGCTGCCCGGTCCCCGCCGAGCCGATGCCCCTGGGCCCGCTCGCCCGCATGGAGGCCCGGGAGGACTGGGGCGGCATCGCGGCGGCCTATGCCCTGGAGGGCGAGTGGAACCAGGCGTCCTCCTTCCTGGAGCGTCTGCCCGCCTCGCCGGAGCGCGACAGCGACCTGGCGGCGGTGGCGCTCGCCCGCGGGGACCATGAGCGCGCGCTGCGGCTGCTGGACGCGGCGCTCACCGCGAAGCCGAACCTGACGCAGGCCCTGTGGAACCGCGCGCTGGTGTTCCGGGAGATGGGGCTGACGCTGCGCGCGTCGGAGCTGTTCGAGGAGGTGGCGAAGCGCAACGAGCCGGGCTGGGGGCGTGAGGCGCACGCCCAGGCGCTGGCCCTGCGCGAGGCCACGCTGGAGCGCCAGCGCCAGTGGAAGGATGCGCGCGACGCGACGCTCGCCCTGATGGACGACCCGAAGGCGCCGCTGCCCATGGACGCGGCCCGGTACATGCCGGGCACCGTGCGCGGCGTCTTCTATGACGTGGTGCGCGCCGCCGGGTCGAAGGAGCGCGCGCTGGCGCTGCTGCCCCTGGCGAAGGAGCTGGACCGGGTACAGGGCGGCAGCGTGCTCACGGACTACGTGCAGCGCGTGGCGAAGCGGGACTTCTCCCGCCGGTCGGACGTGGCGCGCCAGTACGCGGAGACGCTGCGCGCGGGCCACGGCATCCCGGAGGCGCTGCTGGACCGGGCGCGGGTGTCCGGGGATGACGACATCTACCTGGGCGCGCTGTTGCGCACGCGCAGGGGCTCCCTGAACCACCTCAAGGACACGCTGGAGCGCATCAAGCGGCTGGAGGACCCGTGGTTCACCTACGTCGCGGACCGCGACCAGGCCTTCAAGGAGATCTCCGACGGAGCGTGGTGGAAGGCTGAACAGCGGCTCTTCGGCGCGCTCCAGCGCTGCCGCGAGAATGGCCTGTCCGTGCGCTGCCTGGAGCTGGAGAAGCGGCTGGCCATCTTCTACTACGACATGCAGCGCGTGACGGAGTCCGAGCAGCACGCGCGCGTGCTCTGGGCCGGCGCCCGGCAGCTGCGCGAGTGGGAGCTGGAGTTCAGCGCGTTGGAGGTGCTGAGCCAGGTGTCGCGCTCGCGCAACGATCTGGGCAGCGCCCGCGCCTATCTGGAGGAATGGATGGCGCGCGGCCCCACGCGCAGCTGCGCGTGGCCCCACGTGCAGCTGGCGCACCTGCACTACCTGGACCTGCGGCCCCAGGAGGCGCGGCGCGAGCTGGACATCGCCGCCGCCTGCCCGGACAACCCCATGGAGCCGGTGTTCGGCGCCACGCTCGTGGAGTTGACGCGCTCCAACTTCGGCCCCAACGACCTGGAGTGGCTCTCCCGCGTGACGACCAACGCGCTGGCGGGCCCGGTGGTGCAGGGCGGGGACCGCGTCTACGCGGACTACCTGGAGGGCCGCTTCCACCTGGACCGCGACCGCCAGAAGGGCCAGCTCCACCTGCGCAAGGCCATCGACGCGGCGGACGCCCTGCCGCGCGGCGACGCGCTGGGGCGTGAGGCCTGGGCGCTCAGCTACTCGTCGCTCGCGGTGGACGCGGGCCGCGCAGGGGAGTTCTCCAAGGTGGTGGAGCTGATGGCCGCGCAGCTGGGCACGCCCGTGCTCACGCGCTGCGCGCTGGCCGCCAGCGTCCACGCCGAGCGCACCGTGCTGGTGGCGCTGGGCCCCCACGGCGAGGTGAAGGGGCACTACGACGACACGCGCAAGGAGCCCTTTGCCCGCGCGGACTCGTCCCGGCTGGTGCCGGAAGGGCTGCGCAAGACGCTGTCCGGCTGTGACCACGTGGACGTGCTGGCGTGGGCGCCGGTCTTCGGCCGCACGGATCTGCTGCCGTCCGACATGGCGTGGAGCTTCCGCCTGGGCCGCGCCCAGGGCCCGCGTCCGGCCGCCAGCGCCCAGTCCGCGCGCCGGCTGGTGGTGGCCGGCGTGGAGGCCCCGTCGCTGTTGCAGCTGCCCCGGCTGCCCACCTGGACGCCGGACGCGGAGCCCGGGGGCGCGCCGCCCAACGTGCTGTCCGGCTCGGACGCCACGCCCTCGCGCGTGCTGGAGAGCATGGCGGACGCCACGGAGATTGAAATCCACGCGCACGGCATCACCGACCCCAGCATCTCCGGCGCGTCGCTGGTGGTGCTGTCCCCGGAGGTGAACGGCCGCTACGCGCTCACCGCGGACGTGGTGCGCGAGCAGAAGCTCAAGGGGGAGCCCACCGTCTTCCTGGCCGCGTGCAGCGCGGGCCGCACCACGGCGCTGCAGAGCACGGAGCCCTTCAGCCTGCCGGCGGCCTTCATCGACTCCGGCGCCCGCGCGGTGCTGGCCTCCACGGTGGACATCCCGGACGCGGCGGGCCGCTTCTTCGACGGCGTGCGCCGGAGGATCCACGCGGGCTCGCCCGCCGCCATCGCGCTGCGCGACGAGCGCCAGGCGTGGCTCGCGCGGGACGGGCGGGCCGGATGGACGCTCTCCGTGCTGCTGGTGGAGAAGGCGGACTGA